The following coding sequences lie in one Kribbella sp. NBC_00709 genomic window:
- a CDS encoding metallophosphoesterase family protein yields MDRIALISDVHGNLTALEAVLADIRERGITRIFNLGDYVGKGPRGQAVVDRCREVCEVNILGNWDDSLPDPERVEDREGMRWWKNELREDQWAWLRALPFCHDFLLSGRQVRLFHASSTSVHHRINFDHDEAQYRSFFENTPATGDGPVPSVVGYGDIHDAFLEEDRGRTLFNVGSVGNSLGDPTPVYVILEGVIDSAEPAPLSIQFVRVPYDAEAELAVARELGMPELDGYESEIIHGVYRTDFYNGTEFGYHR; encoded by the coding sequence ATGGACCGGATTGCCCTGATTTCTGATGTGCACGGGAACTTGACGGCGTTGGAGGCGGTGCTGGCAGATATTCGGGAGCGGGGGATCACGCGGATCTTCAACCTCGGCGATTACGTCGGGAAGGGGCCGCGAGGGCAGGCAGTCGTGGATCGGTGTCGCGAGGTGTGCGAGGTGAACATCCTCGGGAACTGGGACGACTCCCTGCCCGATCCCGAGCGCGTCGAGGACCGCGAAGGGATGCGATGGTGGAAGAACGAGCTGCGCGAGGATCAGTGGGCCTGGCTGCGTGCGCTTCCGTTCTGCCACGACTTCTTGCTGAGCGGGCGGCAGGTGCGGTTGTTCCATGCCTCGTCGACGAGCGTGCATCATCGGATCAACTTCGATCACGACGAAGCGCAGTACCGCAGCTTCTTCGAGAACACGCCGGCCACCGGGGACGGGCCGGTGCCGTCGGTGGTCGGGTACGGCGACATCCACGACGCGTTCCTCGAGGAGGACCGTGGACGGACCTTGTTCAACGTCGGCTCGGTCGGCAACAGCCTCGGCGACCCGACACCGGTCTACGTGATCCTCGAAGGTGTCATCGACTCAGCGGAGCCGGCGCCGTTGTCGATCCAGTTCGTCCGGGTGCCGTACGACGCCGAGGCCGAGCTGGCTGTCGCACGGGAGCTCGGCATGCCGGAGCTCGACGGGTACGAGTCCGAGATCATCCACGGGGTGTACCGGACCGACTTCTACAACGGCACCGAGTTCGGCTACCACCGCTGA
- a CDS encoding GNAT family N-acetyltransferase, whose product MRTLADILRGVENGAFPALDLGVSVVPAPSERESAVVAFTGHIVIAADVSPEWVAEQLPADDLAAPTNPPFLTALAERTGRHVSSNDAMLLAPAITDPTKRAAAIEGLTVRTGHDHPRVERALEYRADVEVYGDHHGSVVIIGRGLAGRLECAIELPDDVRGQGLGRRLARAARALIPPDTSIWAQITPGNAASLRAFLAAGYKPVGSEALLVK is encoded by the coding sequence ATGAGAACTCTTGCTGACATTCTGCGCGGCGTCGAAAACGGCGCCTTCCCGGCCCTGGACCTCGGCGTCAGCGTCGTCCCGGCGCCGTCGGAGCGTGAGTCCGCAGTGGTCGCGTTCACCGGCCACATCGTCATCGCCGCGGACGTCAGCCCGGAATGGGTCGCCGAGCAACTGCCGGCAGACGATCTGGCCGCGCCGACCAACCCGCCGTTCCTGACCGCGCTGGCGGAGCGGACCGGCCGCCACGTCAGCTCGAACGACGCGATGCTGCTCGCCCCCGCGATCACCGACCCCACCAAGCGCGCCGCCGCGATCGAGGGCCTGACGGTCCGCACCGGCCACGACCATCCCCGGGTCGAGCGGGCGCTCGAGTACCGGGCCGACGTCGAGGTGTACGGCGACCACCACGGCTCCGTCGTCATCATCGGCCGTGGCCTCGCGGGGCGCCTGGAGTGTGCCATCGAGCTACCCGACGACGTCCGTGGCCAAGGGCTCGGCCGCCGGCTCGCGCGCGCCGCCCGCGCCTTGATCCCGCCGGACACGTCGATCTGGGCGCAGATCACTCCCGGCAACGCCGCCTCGCTCCGCGCCTTCCTGGCGGCCGGCTACAAGCCGGTCGGGTCCGAGGCCCTGCTGGTCAAGTGA
- a CDS encoding hydroxymethylglutaryl-CoA lyase, which produces MREPQLVKAEGLPDRVTIYEVGPRDGLQNESAIVDVAVKAEFIRRLLDAGLTTVETTSFVHPKWVPQLADAAELLDRLELPDGVRAPVLVPNERGLDRALAAGVREIAIFASATETFAAKNLNSTLDDQFAMFTPTIQRALAEGLSVRGYVSMCYGDPWEGDVPLDQVVKVGARLVDLGCHELSLGDTIGVATPGQVTALIASFAAAGVGVDKLAVHFHDTYGQALANTVTALREGVATVDSSAGGLGGCPYAESATGNLATEDLLWQLDGLGIHTGVDLERLVETSTWMAEQLGKPSPSRVVQALAG; this is translated from the coding sequence ATGCGGGAACCGCAGTTGGTGAAGGCCGAGGGATTGCCGGACCGGGTCACGATCTACGAGGTCGGGCCGCGGGACGGGCTGCAGAACGAGTCGGCGATCGTCGATGTCGCGGTCAAGGCCGAGTTCATCCGGCGGCTGCTGGACGCGGGCCTGACAACGGTCGAGACGACGAGTTTCGTGCACCCGAAATGGGTCCCACAGCTGGCCGACGCCGCCGAACTGCTCGACCGGCTCGAGCTGCCGGACGGCGTGCGCGCCCCGGTGCTGGTCCCGAACGAGCGCGGCCTCGACCGCGCGTTGGCGGCCGGCGTCCGTGAGATCGCGATCTTCGCGAGCGCGACCGAGACGTTCGCGGCGAAGAACCTCAACTCCACGCTCGACGACCAGTTCGCGATGTTCACCCCGACGATCCAGCGCGCGCTGGCCGAAGGCCTGTCGGTGCGTGGGTACGTGTCGATGTGTTACGGCGACCCCTGGGAAGGCGACGTACCGCTCGACCAGGTCGTCAAGGTCGGCGCCCGCCTGGTCGACCTCGGCTGCCACGAACTCTCCCTCGGCGACACGATCGGCGTCGCGACACCGGGCCAGGTCACCGCACTCATTGCCTCCTTCGCCGCCGCTGGGGTCGGAGTGGACAAGCTCGCCGTCCATTTCCACGACACCTACGGTCAGGCGCTGGCCAACACCGTCACCGCGCTCCGCGAGGGCGTCGCCACGGTCGACAGCTCGGCCGGCGGTCTCGGCGGCTGCCCGTACGCCGAAAGCGCCACCGGCAACCTCGCCACCGAAGATCTCCTCTGGCAGCTCGATGGCCTGGGCATCCACACCGGCGTCGACCTGGAGAGGCTGGTCGAAACCAGCACCTGGATGGCCGAACAGCTCGGCAAGCCGTCCCCGAGTCGAGTGGTGCAGGCCCTGGCGGGCTGA
- a CDS encoding helix-turn-helix transcriptional regulator, translating to MSAQRAELGEFLKARRARVAPEDVGLPGGGRRRTPGLRREELAQLAGVGVTWYTWLEQGRPINASGQVLDAVATTLQLSPVEREHLYRLAEATPMRLPRTTDCASEAVFVEIVEALDPLPAVITNTRFDIVRANRAYNDLFHDWHQLPCIHKNLLWCIITEPAARAQLLNYDTEVPYIVGRLRSAYAEHIGDPDWETDLDRLRAISPEFAQLWSRHEVAACTPRVRQIVNPTVGELRFTVTELAIPAHQDLVLFVETPADENTRAKLPLTRRERADQSA from the coding sequence GTGAGTGCGCAGCGGGCTGAGCTTGGGGAGTTTTTGAAGGCGCGGCGGGCGCGGGTGGCTCCTGAGGATGTGGGGTTGCCCGGCGGCGGGCGTCGGCGTACGCCCGGTTTGCGGCGGGAGGAGTTGGCGCAGCTCGCGGGTGTCGGCGTGACTTGGTACACGTGGCTCGAGCAGGGGCGGCCGATCAACGCCAGCGGGCAAGTGCTGGACGCGGTCGCGACCACGCTCCAGCTGAGCCCGGTCGAGCGCGAACACCTGTACCGGCTGGCCGAGGCGACCCCGATGCGTCTGCCACGTACGACGGATTGCGCGAGCGAGGCCGTCTTCGTCGAGATCGTGGAGGCCCTCGACCCGCTGCCGGCGGTGATCACCAACACCCGGTTCGACATCGTCCGGGCGAACCGTGCGTACAACGATCTGTTCCACGACTGGCACCAGCTGCCCTGCATCCACAAGAACCTGCTCTGGTGCATCATCACCGAGCCGGCCGCCCGCGCCCAGCTGCTCAACTACGACACCGAGGTGCCGTACATCGTCGGTCGCCTGCGCTCGGCGTACGCCGAACACATCGGCGACCCGGACTGGGAGACCGACCTCGACCGCCTGCGCGCGATCAGCCCCGAGTTCGCGCAACTGTGGTCCCGCCACGAGGTCGCCGCCTGTACGCCGCGAGTGCGCCAGATCGTCAACCCGACCGTCGGCGAACTGCGCTTCACCGTCACCGAGCTGGCGATCCCCGCCCACCAGGACCTGGTCCTGTTCGTCGAAACGCCCGCCGACGAAAACACCCGCGCCAAACTCCCGCTCACCCGTCGTGAGCGGGCCGACCAATCAGCTTGA
- a CDS encoding EcsC family protein produces MAGVARFVASSLAPAAQRLAPTAAGGVLRQILEIAIDGYQRFPGAERIADNKLERCGGDPQLAIEAVIDQHIRLAGVQGFATGLGGLVTLPVSLPANLTGLAIVQARMVAAIAHLRGYDLDDPRVRTAVITCLLGEEGVADRLKKSSLPTSPIAIATAPVFDPELDRHVSNEVVAELIARISGKKMALTITRRIPLLGGAVGAGVDGWSTYRVGQFADKSLIRRIRRPIEP; encoded by the coding sequence GTGGCCGGAGTAGCCAGGTTCGTCGCCAGCAGTCTCGCGCCCGCCGCCCAGCGGCTGGCCCCGACCGCCGCGGGCGGAGTGTTGCGCCAGATCCTCGAGATCGCGATCGATGGGTACCAGCGGTTCCCGGGCGCGGAGCGGATCGCGGACAACAAGCTCGAGCGGTGCGGCGGTGACCCGCAGCTCGCGATCGAAGCGGTGATCGACCAGCACATCCGGCTCGCCGGCGTGCAGGGGTTCGCCACCGGTCTCGGCGGTCTCGTCACGCTCCCGGTCTCCCTGCCGGCGAACCTCACCGGCCTCGCGATCGTCCAGGCCCGGATGGTGGCCGCGATCGCACACCTGCGCGGCTACGACCTCGACGATCCACGCGTCCGGACCGCGGTCATCACCTGTCTGCTCGGTGAGGAAGGCGTCGCCGACCGGCTGAAGAAGTCGAGTCTGCCGACGTCGCCGATCGCGATCGCGACCGCCCCGGTGTTCGACCCGGAGCTGGACCGGCACGTCTCGAACGAGGTCGTCGCCGAGCTGATCGCCCGCATCAGCGGCAAGAAGATGGCGCTCACCATCACCCGCCGGATCCCGCTGCTCGGCGGTGCGGTCGGCGCCGGCGTGGACGGCTGGTCGACGTACCGGGTCGGTCAGTTCGCGGACAAGAGCCTGATCCGGCGGATCCGGCGACCGATCGAGCCCTGA
- the aat gene encoding leucyl/phenylalanyl-tRNA--protein transferase yields the protein MPVEPVPSQWEFPPVGVAGESDVVAGGADLAPGTVLAAYRRGLFPMPDHRGSVLWWSPVDRGVIDVAGYDPSRSLRRARAKFEIRVNTAFDQVIRACADPRRPGSWIDREIIASYTELHRLGWVHSVEAWDGDELAGGLYGVAIGGLFAGESMFHHKTDGSKAAVAGAIELLNDEYAAERVFDIQWVTDHLATLGAVSIPRETYVRRVARALDVPMPKAFT from the coding sequence GTGCCAGTCGAACCTGTCCCGTCCCAGTGGGAGTTCCCGCCGGTCGGGGTGGCCGGGGAGAGCGATGTGGTCGCGGGCGGTGCGGACCTGGCGCCGGGGACCGTGCTGGCGGCGTACCGGCGGGGGCTGTTCCCGATGCCGGACCACCGCGGCTCGGTGCTGTGGTGGTCGCCGGTCGATCGTGGCGTGATCGATGTCGCCGGCTACGACCCGTCGCGGTCGTTGCGGCGGGCCCGGGCGAAGTTCGAGATCCGGGTGAACACCGCGTTCGACCAGGTCATCCGTGCCTGTGCGGATCCGCGCCGGCCGGGGTCGTGGATCGACCGCGAGATCATCGCGTCGTACACCGAGCTGCACCGGCTCGGCTGGGTGCACTCGGTCGAGGCCTGGGACGGCGACGAGCTGGCCGGCGGGCTGTACGGCGTGGCGATCGGCGGGCTGTTCGCGGGCGAGTCGATGTTCCACCACAAGACCGACGGCTCGAAGGCGGCCGTCGCGGGGGCGATCGAGCTGCTGAACGACGAGTACGCTGCGGAACGGGTCTTCGACATCCAATGGGTGACCGATCATCTGGCCACCCTCGGCGCGGTGTCGATCCCGCGGGAGACCTATGTACGCCGAGTCGCGCGAGCCCTCGACGTACCGATGCCGAAGGCGTTCACCTAA
- a CDS encoding TetR/AcrR family transcriptional regulator, whose protein sequence is MNAGRTARERARAELTEEIKGAARRQLATVGAEALSLRAVSRELGMVSSALYRYFPSRDDLLTALIIDAYDALGTAAESAAGGDDLLAEWVAIYAAVRDWARAHPHEYALIYGSPISGYKAPQTTVEPAIRVPLLLLGLLQRAQVSGQLAPPVDAPEPSGLLAQQIEVLVTLAPEVPPAVLLRTMITWTQLFGMISFELFGQLVGSMDPADEFFESTSREMAAFVGLR, encoded by the coding sequence ATGAACGCCGGACGTACTGCCCGTGAACGTGCCCGGGCCGAGCTGACCGAGGAGATCAAGGGCGCCGCTCGCCGGCAGCTCGCGACCGTCGGGGCGGAGGCGCTGTCGCTGCGCGCGGTCTCCCGCGAGCTCGGCATGGTCTCGTCGGCGCTGTACCGGTACTTCCCGAGCCGCGACGACCTGCTCACCGCGCTGATCATCGACGCGTACGACGCGCTCGGTACGGCGGCGGAGAGCGCAGCCGGCGGGGACGACCTGCTCGCGGAGTGGGTCGCGATCTACGCCGCCGTACGGGACTGGGCCCGCGCTCATCCGCACGAGTACGCGCTGATCTACGGCTCCCCGATCAGCGGTTACAAGGCGCCCCAGACGACGGTGGAGCCGGCGATCCGGGTTCCGCTGCTGCTGCTCGGGCTGTTGCAGCGGGCTCAGGTGTCGGGGCAGCTGGCGCCGCCGGTCGATGCACCGGAACCCTCCGGCCTGCTGGCGCAGCAGATCGAGGTCCTGGTGACGTTGGCGCCCGAGGTGCCACCGGCGGTGCTGTTGCGAACGATGATCACGTGGACGCAACTCTTCGGCATGATCAGCTTCGAGTTGTTCGGCCAGCTCGTCGGTTCGATGGATCCGGCCGACGAGTTCTTCGAGTCGACGTCGCGTGAGATGGCTGCGTTCGTAGGGCTTAGGTGA
- a CDS encoding nitroreductase family deazaflavin-dependent oxidoreductase: MTEYKQTYDSKRVITASEGSMRVFNKIVARLTKLGLSLMGSRVLSVQGRKSGEWRSTPVNLLIIDGQRYLVAPRGHTQWVKNLRASGTGRLQLGGKIKTFRAEELADADKIPALRLYLKKWAWEVGTFFGGDVSKNSPDEVLHHIAPGVPVFKIN; the protein is encoded by the coding sequence ATGACCGAGTACAAGCAGACCTACGACAGCAAGCGCGTCATCACCGCCTCCGAGGGCAGCATGCGGGTCTTCAACAAGATCGTGGCCCGCCTGACGAAGCTGGGGCTGAGCCTGATGGGCAGCCGGGTCCTCTCGGTCCAGGGCCGCAAGTCCGGCGAGTGGCGCAGTACGCCGGTCAACCTGCTGATCATCGACGGCCAGCGCTACCTGGTCGCGCCGCGCGGCCACACCCAGTGGGTCAAGAACCTGCGGGCCAGCGGCACCGGCCGGCTGCAGCTCGGCGGCAAGATCAAGACGTTCCGCGCCGAGGAGCTCGCCGACGCCGACAAGATCCCCGCCCTGCGGCTGTACCTGAAGAAGTGGGCCTGGGAGGTCGGCACGTTCTTCGGCGGCGACGTCTCGAAGAACTCCCCCGACGAGGTCCTGCACCACATCGCTCCGGGCGTCCCCGTCTTCAAGATCAACTAG
- a CDS encoding ABC transporter ATP-binding protein: protein MTRSDDLPRAIPAMWRLCKLGYQHEPRLLLAAFLMTLLAAIPDALLALWLKVLADGVLQDDRRAVLLAAGGLALSVTATWFLRTLSTRISRHFRDRVTIMLEAHVARLQASVATVEHHERRDYLDRLSVLRKQVFVLDHMYMSLFSTCGWILRLGVTVALLMSIHPSLALLLVFALPTVVSSSWRPGVERQIEERFAAHSRLAEHLFKTATTPAPGKEVRVIGIGRNLVEDRRREWEQWYGPIAAARWVSAGWHAVAWAIFGAAYVGAVLFVATGLHGSVGDVLLILAAGARLSSYIGATVGEIGFLRGIWLDGSRRLVWLENYAASFDRTTDLPAPDRLTDGIRLEHVSFTYAGADRPALDDVNLRLPAGKVIAVVGENGAGKSTLVKLICKLYEPTDGQVLLDDQPLDRIPAEAWRLKVAGAFQDFFRFEFRAAHSVGLGDLPRLDDVPAVTAAVGRAGAEDVLERLESGLDTQLGSTWPDGAEISFGQWQKLALARGFMRDRPLLLVLDEPTAALDAETEHALFERYAAAAKEGTDGRITILVSHRFSTVRMSDQIVVLDGARVVETGTHDELIARDGQYAELYRIQAASYH, encoded by the coding sequence ATGACACGCTCTGACGATCTCCCCAGGGCCATCCCCGCGATGTGGCGGCTCTGCAAGCTGGGCTATCAGCACGAGCCGCGGCTGTTGCTCGCCGCCTTCCTGATGACGCTGCTCGCCGCGATCCCCGACGCCTTGCTCGCGTTGTGGCTGAAGGTCCTTGCCGACGGCGTACTGCAGGACGACCGTCGCGCCGTGCTGCTCGCGGCCGGCGGATTGGCGCTGTCCGTGACGGCGACCTGGTTCCTGCGGACGCTGTCGACGCGGATCTCGCGGCACTTCCGGGACCGCGTGACGATCATGCTCGAGGCCCACGTCGCGCGGTTGCAGGCATCCGTGGCCACGGTGGAACACCACGAGCGCCGCGACTACCTGGATCGCCTGTCGGTACTGCGCAAACAGGTCTTCGTGCTCGACCACATGTACATGTCACTGTTCTCGACCTGTGGCTGGATCCTCCGACTCGGAGTGACCGTCGCCCTGCTGATGTCGATCCACCCGAGCCTCGCGCTCCTGCTCGTGTTTGCGCTGCCGACAGTCGTCAGCTCCAGCTGGCGGCCCGGCGTCGAGCGGCAGATCGAGGAGCGGTTCGCCGCTCACAGTCGCCTGGCCGAGCACTTGTTCAAGACCGCGACGACACCCGCGCCGGGCAAGGAGGTCCGCGTCATCGGCATCGGGCGCAACCTCGTGGAGGACCGTCGCCGCGAGTGGGAGCAGTGGTACGGGCCGATCGCTGCCGCCCGGTGGGTCAGCGCCGGATGGCACGCCGTCGCCTGGGCCATCTTCGGAGCGGCGTACGTCGGTGCGGTGTTGTTCGTCGCGACCGGGCTGCATGGGTCGGTCGGCGACGTGCTGCTGATTCTCGCCGCGGGTGCGCGGTTGTCGTCGTACATCGGAGCGACGGTCGGCGAGATCGGCTTCCTGCGCGGGATCTGGCTGGACGGCTCGCGGCGGCTGGTCTGGCTGGAGAACTACGCAGCCTCCTTCGACCGCACCACCGATCTCCCGGCGCCCGATCGGCTCACGGACGGCATTCGGCTGGAGCACGTCTCGTTCACGTACGCCGGAGCCGACCGGCCGGCGTTGGACGATGTCAACCTGCGACTGCCCGCCGGCAAGGTGATCGCGGTCGTCGGTGAGAACGGCGCGGGCAAGTCCACGCTGGTGAAGCTGATCTGCAAGCTGTACGAGCCGACCGATGGACAGGTGTTGCTGGACGATCAGCCGCTGGACCGGATACCGGCCGAGGCGTGGCGGCTGAAGGTCGCGGGTGCGTTCCAGGACTTCTTCCGGTTCGAGTTCCGCGCGGCGCACAGCGTCGGACTCGGTGATCTTCCGCGGCTGGACGACGTACCGGCTGTCACTGCGGCTGTTGGGCGGGCCGGTGCGGAGGATGTGCTGGAGCGGCTCGAGTCCGGGTTGGACACCCAGCTCGGTTCCACCTGGCCGGACGGCGCGGAGATCAGCTTCGGGCAGTGGCAGAAGCTCGCGCTGGCGCGTGGCTTCATGCGGGACCGGCCACTGCTGCTCGTCCTCGACGAGCCGACTGCCGCGCTGGACGCCGAGACCGAGCACGCGCTCTTCGAGCGGTACGCGGCGGCGGCCAAGGAGGGTACGGACGGCCGGATCACGATCCTGGTCTCACACCGGTTCTCGACGGTGCGGATGTCCGATCAGATCGTGGTCCTGGACGGCGCCCGGGTGGTCGAGACCGGCACGCACGACGAGCTGATCGCCCGCGACGGGCAGTACGCCGAGCTGTACCGGATCCAGGCCGCGTCGTACCACTAG
- a CDS encoding ABC transporter ATP-binding protein, whose product MVNRLRRRPEWQFFAVLPRTDSKLAAAWWLILLARGALPAAFAIAMGWLVGAVQHGTPLAAPLTLMGTTFILLQVLTPVHQAVSANLGSRVSAYLNDRLAEACVGPPGIGHLEDPSLSEDLTVAREFDRGQTGPPMYLNVDFVAGSLVELVGGLASAVVLFGFTWWAPLLLVVAWTATHWLLRESGVWKDRNTAEVRSAQRHANYAYELAVDPDPAKELRLFGLADWTVQRFTERRRRLFELQYAATRLRERPMIWSLLIVGITNGVVFWSLGAAAINGRLELDRLVVFAQVAIGVGMIAFGGLNWALDGAAAPVAAVQRLEPAMAPAGALSPGTLRVPGGAVELDIRGLSFRYPHAAQPVFDGLDLTIPAGSSLAVVGQNGAGKTTLAKLLCRLYDPVTGTIRVDGTDLRDLDVDAWRARVAAVFQDFLKLELPLRDNVAPGGAPEADIRAALKDAGAEDLADLDTRLATGYGDGTDLSGGQWQRVALARALCAVRLGAGLVLLDEPTAQLDVRGEAAIFDRILTATRDVTTILVSHRFSTVRHADRICVLEHGRVVELGSHDELMSLGGRYRTMFDLQAQRFTAEVDEEGLSYDTL is encoded by the coding sequence ATGGTGAATCGGCTGCGTCGTCGCCCCGAGTGGCAGTTCTTCGCCGTGCTGCCGCGGACGGATTCGAAGCTGGCCGCCGCCTGGTGGTTGATCCTGCTGGCCCGCGGCGCATTGCCCGCGGCGTTCGCGATCGCGATGGGCTGGCTGGTCGGCGCGGTTCAGCACGGCACTCCGCTGGCCGCGCCACTCACCTTGATGGGTACGACGTTCATCCTGCTGCAGGTGCTGACGCCGGTGCATCAGGCCGTCAGCGCCAACCTCGGCAGCCGCGTATCGGCGTACCTGAACGACAGACTCGCGGAAGCCTGCGTCGGGCCGCCGGGGATCGGGCACCTCGAGGATCCGAGTCTCAGTGAGGACCTGACCGTGGCCCGGGAGTTCGACCGCGGTCAGACCGGACCGCCGATGTATCTGAACGTCGACTTCGTCGCGGGCAGTCTGGTCGAGCTGGTCGGCGGCCTCGCGTCCGCTGTGGTGCTGTTCGGATTCACCTGGTGGGCGCCATTGCTGCTCGTCGTCGCGTGGACGGCGACGCACTGGCTGCTCCGGGAGAGCGGCGTCTGGAAGGACCGGAACACCGCCGAGGTCCGATCCGCGCAGCGCCATGCCAACTATGCCTACGAGTTGGCGGTCGATCCGGATCCGGCGAAGGAGCTGCGGCTGTTCGGCCTCGCCGACTGGACCGTTCAGCGCTTCACCGAGCGGCGCCGCCGGCTGTTCGAGTTGCAGTACGCCGCGACCCGTTTGCGGGAGCGACCAATGATCTGGAGCCTCCTGATCGTTGGCATCACCAACGGTGTCGTGTTCTGGTCCCTCGGCGCGGCGGCGATCAACGGCCGGCTGGAGCTCGACCGGCTGGTGGTGTTCGCCCAGGTCGCGATCGGCGTCGGCATGATCGCGTTCGGCGGGCTGAACTGGGCGCTGGATGGAGCAGCCGCGCCCGTCGCCGCCGTACAGCGGCTGGAGCCCGCGATGGCACCGGCCGGTGCGCTGTCTCCTGGGACCCTGAGAGTCCCGGGAGGTGCGGTCGAGCTCGACATCCGAGGACTGAGTTTCCGTTATCCACATGCTGCCCAGCCGGTCTTCGACGGCCTCGACCTGACGATCCCGGCCGGGTCGTCGCTGGCCGTGGTCGGTCAGAACGGCGCGGGCAAGACCACGCTGGCCAAGCTTCTCTGCCGGCTGTACGACCCGGTCACCGGCACAATTCGCGTCGACGGCACGGATCTGAGGGACCTCGACGTCGACGCCTGGCGGGCCCGTGTCGCCGCGGTCTTCCAGGACTTCCTCAAGCTCGAACTGCCCCTGCGGGACAACGTCGCCCCGGGCGGTGCTCCCGAGGCCGACATCCGGGCTGCCCTCAAGGACGCCGGCGCGGAGGACCTGGCCGACCTCGACACCCGGCTGGCCACGGGGTACGGCGACGGCACCGATCTGTCCGGTGGTCAATGGCAGCGCGTCGCATTGGCGCGGGCGCTGTGCGCAGTACGGCTGGGTGCTGGTCTGGTGTTGCTCGACGAACCGACGGCCCAGCTGGACGTTCGCGGTGAGGCGGCGATCTTCGACCGGATCCTGACGGCGACCCGCGACGTCACCACGATCCTCGTCTCGCACCGGTTCTCGACGGTCCGGCATGCCGACCGGATCTGCGTCCTGGAGCACGGCCGGGTCGTCGAGCTCGGCAGCCACGACGAGCTGATGAGCCTCGGCGGGCGGTACCGGACGATGTTCGACCTGCAGGCGCAGCGATTCACGGCCGAGGTCGACGAGGAAGGGCTGAGCTATGACACGCTCTGA
- a CDS encoding zinc-dependent alcohol dehydrogenase family protein — protein sequence MRSYHIQYGGGLESLRLREHPVPVPGPSEVLVRIRANSLSSRELNILRGRYPLPVADDIIAASDGAGEVVAVGTDVDRVQVGDRVMGVVFQRWFDGRFDLEHADQLGGSLNGLLTEYAVLDQDGVVPIPGQLTYEEAATLPCVAVTAWNALVGGQGLVPGEHVLTLGSGGVSLFALQFAKLLGARVIATAGSDEKAARLTELGADEVINHTLTPDWAKQVRELTDGRGVDHVVDVAGNLNESLRATATGGEVAFVGSLGGADPIDARLLFTSSVTLRPIALGHRAHFRAMNEAIAAADLHPVIDRVFPFDETPAAFRYYVDGGGFGKIVISHAA from the coding sequence ATGAGGAGTTATCACATTCAGTACGGCGGCGGGCTGGAGAGTCTGCGGTTGCGGGAGCATCCGGTGCCGGTGCCTGGGCCGAGCGAGGTGCTGGTGCGGATTCGGGCCAACTCGCTCAGCTCGCGTGAGTTGAACATCCTGCGTGGCCGCTATCCGTTGCCGGTGGCCGACGACATCATTGCCGCGTCCGATGGGGCGGGTGAGGTCGTCGCGGTGGGTACGGACGTGGATCGAGTCCAGGTCGGCGACCGGGTGATGGGGGTTGTGTTCCAGAGGTGGTTCGACGGGCGCTTCGACCTGGAGCACGCCGATCAGCTCGGCGGTTCGCTCAACGGTCTGCTGACGGAGTACGCCGTACTCGACCAGGACGGCGTCGTACCGATCCCGGGTCAGCTCACGTACGAAGAGGCAGCGACCCTGCCGTGTGTGGCTGTGACTGCGTGGAACGCTCTGGTCGGTGGGCAAGGTCTGGTGCCTGGCGAGCACGTCCTGACTCTCGGGTCGGGCGGAGTGTCCCTGTTTGCGCTGCAGTTCGCGAAGCTGCTCGGTGCTCGGGTGATCGCGACCGCCGGCAGCGACGAGAAGGCGGCGCGACTGACCGAGCTCGGTGCCGACGAGGTCATCAACCACACCCTCACGCCGGACTGGGCGAAGCAGGTGCGTGAGCTGACCGACGGCCGCGGGGTCGACCACGTCGTGGATGTGGCCGGGAACCTGAACGAGTCGTTGCGGGCCACGGCGACCGGCGGCGAGGTCGCGTTCGTCGGCTCGCTCGGTGGCGCTGACCCGATCGACGCCCGCCTGCTGTTCACGTCCTCGGTCACGCTGCGTCCGATCGCCTTGGGACACCGGGCGCACTTCCGGGCGATGAACGAGGCCATCGCCGCAGCCGACCTGCATCCGGTGATCGACCGGGTCTTCCCGTTCGACGAGACTCCTGCCGCCTTCCGCTACTACGTCGACGGCGGCGGGTTCGGCAAGATCGTGATCTCGCACGCGGCCTGA
- a CDS encoding PDDEXK nuclease domain-containing protein encodes MVRRGRRRAKDGDKPTIGLLLCQNKKRVVAEYALKGFKAPIGVAEWTDASNSSLPEEFQSALPTVAELEAELTSAEDGT; translated from the coding sequence CTGGTACGCCGCGGCCGCCGTCGAGCGAAGGACGGCGACAAACCGACGATCGGCCTCCTGCTCTGCCAGAACAAGAAACGAGTCGTCGCGGAGTACGCACTGAAGGGATTCAAGGCGCCGATCGGAGTCGCGGAGTGGACGGACGCGAGCAACAGTTCGCTCCCCGAGGAATTCCAGTCCGCGCTGCCTACTGTCGCCGAGTTGGAGGCTGAGCTGACATCTGCCGAGGACGGGACCTGA